A genome region from Paenibacillus pabuli includes the following:
- the ppc gene encoding phosphoenolpyruvate carboxylase, producing MTETMVTASKSQSNNLLRRDVRFLGNILGEVLVHQGGTELLDIVEKIRETSKSLRAEFLPELYTEFKTMIQELDSENRHQVIRAFAIYFQLVNIAEQNHRIRRKRDYERSAGDAVQPGSIEKAVQDLKERGLSHTEVEQILDELSLELVMTAHPTEAMRRVILDIHKRISEDVMLLDNPTLTLREREQLREKLLNEVITLWQTDELRDRKPTVLDEVRNGMYYFHETLFHVLPDVYQELERCLNKFYPDHDWHVPTYLRFGSWIGGDRDGNPSVTSDVTWQTLLMQRKLALREYQRIMIELMEHLSFSTNIIRVSDELIQSIEQDRSCVTLKKVDIWRNEKEPYRIKLAYMIAKMNNVLDENKVGQPDRYDSAQELIDDLMIIDRSLRHHFADYVADTTVRKMIRQVELFGFHTASLDVRQHSQEHENAMSEILAKMNIVEDYARLTEDGKIDLLARLLEDPRPLTSPYHQYSEGTKECLDVFRTIKRAQSEFGAGCITSYLISMTQGASDLLEVMVFAKEVGLFRKGQGGEIISTLQAVPLFETIDDLHAASDIMQKLFNLPVYRASVASRNELHEIMLGYSDSNKDGGVVTANWELRVAMNAITAVGNKHGVKLKFFHGRGGALGRGGMPLNRSILAQPPHTIGGGIKITEQGEVISSRYSLQGIAYRSLEQATSALLTAALNGMEPQESVSEQHWDSIIKDISEVSLTKYQDLIFRDPDFFNFFKESTPLPEVGELNIGSRPSKRKNSDKFEDLRAIPWVFAWTQSRYLLPAWYAAGTGLQSYYQNKEENLAVLKDMYANFPFFRTLIDTVQMAVAKADLVIAKEYSAMASNKEARDRIYGQIESEFKLTKELILKITGEAEILDDVPVIQESIRLRNPYVDPLSYMQVQLLSELRDMRERGEDDTELLREVLLTINGIAAGLRNTG from the coding sequence CGATATCGTTGAGAAAATTCGGGAAACGAGCAAATCGTTGCGTGCAGAATTTTTGCCTGAACTGTATACAGAGTTCAAAACGATGATCCAGGAATTAGATTCTGAAAATCGTCACCAGGTGATTCGAGCTTTTGCAATTTATTTTCAATTAGTTAATATTGCTGAACAAAACCATCGGATTCGGCGTAAACGGGATTATGAACGATCTGCAGGGGATGCAGTACAGCCTGGTTCGATCGAGAAGGCCGTACAGGATCTGAAGGAACGCGGACTGTCTCATACCGAAGTAGAGCAGATTCTGGACGAATTGTCGCTGGAGCTGGTCATGACAGCTCACCCAACCGAAGCTATGCGGCGGGTTATTCTGGACATCCATAAACGGATATCTGAAGATGTCATGCTGCTTGATAATCCTACGCTGACGTTGCGTGAACGTGAACAATTGCGGGAAAAGCTGCTAAATGAAGTTATTACGCTCTGGCAAACCGATGAACTTCGCGACCGCAAACCGACTGTACTTGATGAAGTACGGAACGGGATGTATTACTTTCACGAAACGTTGTTCCACGTACTTCCGGATGTATATCAGGAGCTTGAACGCTGCCTGAATAAATTTTATCCTGACCACGACTGGCATGTGCCGACGTATTTGCGCTTCGGTTCCTGGATCGGTGGAGACCGGGACGGAAATCCTTCGGTAACTTCAGATGTAACGTGGCAGACGCTGTTGATGCAGCGCAAGCTCGCTTTGCGTGAGTATCAGCGGATTATGATTGAGCTCATGGAGCATCTCAGCTTCAGTACGAACATCATCCGTGTGTCGGACGAACTGATTCAATCCATTGAGCAAGATCGCAGCTGTGTCACTTTGAAGAAAGTAGACATTTGGCGCAACGAGAAAGAACCTTACCGGATCAAGCTGGCTTACATGATTGCCAAAATGAATAATGTACTTGACGAAAATAAAGTCGGACAGCCCGATCGTTATGACAGTGCTCAGGAACTGATCGATGATCTTATGATTATCGACCGCAGCTTGCGCCATCATTTTGCGGATTATGTAGCGGATACGACCGTTCGCAAAATGATTCGCCAAGTGGAGCTTTTTGGATTCCACACCGCTTCGCTGGATGTACGTCAGCATAGTCAGGAACATGAAAATGCGATGTCCGAAATTTTGGCCAAGATGAATATTGTTGAAGATTATGCTCGTCTGACGGAAGACGGCAAAATTGATTTGCTGGCTCGCTTGCTGGAAGATCCGCGTCCACTGACCTCTCCTTATCATCAGTACAGTGAGGGCACCAAGGAATGTCTTGATGTATTCCGTACAATCAAGCGTGCACAGAGCGAGTTTGGTGCAGGTTGCATCACAAGTTACCTGATCAGTATGACGCAGGGAGCAAGTGATCTGCTGGAAGTTATGGTATTTGCCAAGGAAGTTGGATTGTTCCGCAAAGGTCAGGGTGGAGAGATTATTTCAACACTTCAGGCTGTACCGCTGTTCGAAACCATTGATGACCTTCATGCCGCTTCGGACATCATGCAAAAGCTCTTCAATCTTCCGGTATATCGCGCAAGCGTAGCTTCCCGGAACGAGCTGCATGAAATCATGCTCGGTTATTCAGACAGCAACAAGGATGGCGGAGTGGTAACGGCTAACTGGGAGCTTCGGGTAGCGATGAATGCCATTACCGCGGTCGGTAATAAGCATGGCGTCAAGCTGAAGTTCTTCCATGGTCGTGGCGGTGCATTGGGACGTGGAGGCATGCCGCTCAACCGCAGTATTCTTGCACAGCCACCGCATACGATTGGCGGAGGAATCAAGATTACGGAGCAAGGCGAAGTGATCTCATCCCGTTATTCCTTGCAGGGCATTGCTTACCGCAGTTTGGAGCAAGCTACATCGGCATTGCTCACGGCTGCGCTGAACGGAATGGAGCCACAAGAGTCGGTATCTGAACAACATTGGGATAGCATCATCAAGGATATTTCCGAAGTATCTCTCACGAAGTATCAAGACTTGATTTTCCGCGATCCGGATTTCTTCAACTTCTTCAAGGAATCAACACCGCTGCCGGAGGTTGGTGAGCTCAACATTGGTTCACGTCCATCGAAACGGAAAAACAGTGATAAATTTGAAGACCTTAGAGCAATCCCATGGGTATTTGCCTGGACTCAAAGCCGTTATCTTCTCCCAGCATGGTATGCAGCGGGAACAGGTTTGCAAAGCTACTACCAGAATAAAGAGGAGAATTTGGCAGTCCTCAAAGACATGTATGCCAACTTCCCATTCTTCCGTACACTTATTGATACGGTGCAGATGGCTGTTGCTAAGGCAGATCTTGTGATTGCCAAAGAATATTCCGCGATGGCTTCCAACAAGGAAGCACGTGATCGAATTTATGGTCAGATTGAGTCCGAATTCAAGCTGACGAAAGAGCTGATTTTGAAAATTACCGGAGAAGCGGAGATTTTGGACGATGTACCGGTAATTCAGGAATCCATTCGTTTGCGTAATCCTTACGTTGATCCATTGTCCTACATGCAGGTGCAGCTACTTAGCGAGCTGAGAGACATGCGTGAGCGTGGGGAAGATGATACCGAGTTGCTGCGTGAAGTGCTGCTGACGATTAACGGTATTGCTGCAGGGCTGCGCAATACAGGCTGA